A stretch of Veillonellales bacterium DNA encodes these proteins:
- the ccmA gene encoding heme ABC exporter ATP-binding protein CcmA, whose protein sequence is MEHSVTVELVDVTKYYENKCLFRNISKKLLPGECLTVTGPNGSGKSTLLKIISGLVKTSSGKINLRCNANRLISPCERAKYIGFVSPELVFYKSLTGYENIDFIAKASGMAALPEFIMASLQRVGLSGQAHEPVINYSTGMRQRLKFALLLVLNPPLWLLDEPSSNLDTAGKKLVADLIHKALTRSTSIILATNEAEEANYAHQKINLA, encoded by the coding sequence ATGGAACATAGCGTAACCGTAGAATTAGTTGATGTAACTAAGTATTACGAAAATAAATGTCTTTTCCGTAATATATCTAAAAAACTATTGCCCGGGGAATGTCTGACAGTCACAGGACCAAACGGCTCTGGCAAATCAACCTTGCTAAAAATTATAAGCGGACTGGTCAAGACAAGCTCTGGAAAAATTAATCTGCGTTGTAACGCTAACCGGCTGATTAGCCCCTGCGAACGAGCAAAGTACATCGGTTTTGTTTCGCCAGAACTGGTATTTTATAAGTCCCTAACAGGCTACGAAAACATCGACTTCATAGCCAAAGCTTCCGGAATGGCTGCTCTGCCTGAATTTATTATGGCCTCTTTGCAGCGAGTAGGACTATCTGGTCAGGCACATGAACCCGTTATAAATTATTCCACAGGCATGCGCCAACGTCTAAAATTTGCTCTGCTATTAGTCCTAAATCCTCCACTTTGGCTCTTGGACGAACCGTCTTCCAACCTGGATACTGCCGGTAAAAAATTGGTTGCCGACCTTATCCATAAGGCTCTAACCCGCAGCACTTCCATCATTCTTGCCACAAATGAGGCGGAGGAAGCTAACTATGCACACCAAAAAATTAACCTGGCCTAA
- a CDS encoding cytochrome c3 family protein has product MHQQSNQARSILGNLSRKKILIILLVLLLIAIAGAMAAQKMSDKPEFCANCHNMQSYYDSWKNSTYLANAHAKAGVNCHDCHTPSFDQQAEEGFKQITGDYEDPMKKREFPKEMCLKCHNMTDVIAKTNFEADHSNPHDSHQGEQDCNKCHSMHRESKVMCSQCHGFSWMRNLPPSFKKGAY; this is encoded by the coding sequence ATGCATCAACAGTCAAACCAAGCTCGAAGTATTTTGGGGAATTTGTCCCGAAAAAAAATACTTATTATTTTATTGGTTCTTCTCCTAATCGCAATTGCTGGCGCTATGGCCGCTCAAAAAATGAGTGACAAACCGGAATTCTGTGCTAATTGTCACAATATGCAATCATATTATGACTCATGGAAAAATAGTACTTATCTGGCAAACGCTCATGCCAAAGCGGGAGTAAACTGTCACGATTGCCACACTCCCTCTTTTGACCAGCAGGCTGAAGAGGGCTTCAAACAAATTACCGGCGATTATGAAGACCCCATGAAAAAAAGAGAGTTTCCTAAAGAAATGTGTTTAAAATGTCATAATATGACGGATGTTATTGCCAAAACAAACTTTGAGGCAGATCATTCCAATCCACATGATTCACATCAAGGCGAACAAGACTGTAATAAATGCCACAGTATGCATCGGGAATCTAAGGTTATGTGTTCCCAATGCCACGGATTCTCCTGGATGCGTAATTTGCCGCCTAGTTTTAAAAAAGGTGCCTATTAA